In Halomarina salina, one DNA window encodes the following:
- the minD gene encoding cell division ATPase MinD gives MVEAFAVASGKGGTGKTTSTLALGMALAEEYDVTVVDADTGMANLLFHAGLADVDVTLHDVLAGDAPTTDATYDRFGMRVVPCGTSLAGFRDADPDRLRSVVADLARDTDVLLLDSPAALGSKSAVLPVVLADRVVVVLNPTVPSLSDALKVQEYARSYGTDTAGILFNRVRDAADSIDRVTEQAERYFDGPTLAAVPESDAVQAARQAGEPLLAHAPASPAAAAYRSAAEALDVRSGAAEDVAARFRSAVIPDPP, from the coding sequence ATGGTAGAAGCGTTCGCCGTCGCCTCCGGGAAGGGCGGCACCGGCAAGACGACGAGCACGCTCGCGCTCGGGATGGCGCTCGCCGAGGAGTACGACGTGACGGTCGTCGACGCCGACACCGGCATGGCGAACCTCCTGTTCCACGCCGGACTCGCCGACGTGGACGTGACGCTCCACGACGTGCTCGCGGGCGACGCACCCACCACAGACGCCACCTACGACCGATTCGGGATGCGCGTGGTCCCCTGCGGGACGAGTCTCGCGGGCTTTCGCGACGCCGACCCCGACCGACTGCGGTCGGTCGTCGCGGACCTCGCGCGGGACACGGACGTCCTCCTCCTCGACTCTCCGGCCGCGCTCGGGTCGAAGAGCGCCGTCCTCCCCGTCGTCCTCGCCGACCGCGTGGTCGTCGTCCTCAACCCGACCGTCCCGTCGCTGTCGGACGCGCTGAAGGTCCAGGAGTACGCCCGGTCGTACGGCACCGACACCGCGGGTATCCTGTTCAACCGCGTCCGCGACGCCGCCGACAGCATCGACCGGGTCACGGAACAGGCCGAACGCTACTTCGACGGCCCGACGCTCGCGGCCGTCCCCGAGTCCGACGCGGTGCAGGCGGCGCGACAGGCCGGGGAACCCCTCCTCGCCCACGCCCCCGCGAGTCCCGCGGCCGCGGCCTACCGGTCGGCGGCGGAGGCGCTCGACGTCCGCTCGGGCGCTGCCGAGGACGTCGCCGCCCGGTTCCGCAGCGCGGTCATCCCCGACCCGCCATGA
- a CDS encoding DoxX family protein, with the protein MNSTANNFESTVGGITVRGRAHSLSAWFVLALRLVIGFAFLYSGVDKIINGFSANGYLSGVAATNGNPLEGMFHWMATTPWFVDFVNVAVPYGEAAIGLGIMVGLLTRLAAFFGAFMMLMFYFGNWDMAHGFINSDFMYMLVFLSVAAFGAGRILGLDTLVEQYEIDGMALIERYPRLDYILG; encoded by the coding sequence ATGAACTCGACTGCAAACAACTTCGAAAGCACCGTCGGCGGAATCACTGTCCGTGGCCGCGCCCACAGCCTCAGCGCCTGGTTCGTCCTGGCGCTCCGGCTCGTCATCGGGTTCGCGTTCCTCTACTCGGGCGTGGACAAGATCATCAACGGCTTCAGCGCGAACGGCTACCTCAGCGGCGTCGCCGCGACGAACGGCAACCCGCTCGAAGGCATGTTCCACTGGATGGCGACGACCCCCTGGTTCGTCGACTTCGTGAACGTGGCCGTCCCGTACGGTGAGGCCGCCATCGGCCTCGGCATCATGGTCGGCCTGCTGACCCGCCTCGCGGCGTTCTTCGGCGCGTTCATGATGCTCATGTTCTACTTCGGCAACTGGGACATGGCCCACGGCTTCATCAACAGCGACTTCATGTACATGTTGGTGTTCCTGTCGGTCGCGGCCTTCGGCGCCGGCCGCATCCTCGGCCTCGACACCCTCGTCGAACAGTACGAAATCGACGGGATGGCACTCATCGAGCGCTACCCGCGACTCGACTACATCCTCGGGTGA
- a CDS encoding DUF7521 family protein yields MTLVPTLVVAFKTVTLALGGVITYLTLKAYRRTGSRSLGALALGFAMVTLGALLAGAAHQAVGLDTESVLLIESVLTAAGFGVITYSLYTE; encoded by the coding sequence GTGACGCTCGTTCCAACGCTCGTCGTCGCGTTCAAGACCGTCACGCTCGCGCTCGGCGGGGTCATCACCTACCTCACGCTGAAGGCCTACCGGCGGACCGGGTCACGGTCGCTCGGGGCACTCGCCCTCGGGTTCGCCATGGTGACGCTCGGTGCGCTGCTGGCTGGTGCGGCCCACCAGGCGGTCGGCCTCGACACAGAATCCGTGTTGCTCATCGAGAGCGTCCTCACCGCCGCCGGGTTCGGCGTCATCACCTACTCGCTGTACACGGAGTGA
- a CDS encoding winged helix-turn-helix domain-containing protein, producing the protein MPRRDDPPGLETVLDALDDPACRALVRAADGSRTASELAADADVPLSTAYRKLDRLTEASLLETETEVRTDGHHTTRYRLAFEEVTITLDDGRTFTVDVIRPPQAPSERLETMWTEVRREA; encoded by the coding sequence ATGCCTCGTCGCGACGACCCGCCGGGACTGGAGACGGTCCTCGACGCCCTCGACGACCCCGCCTGCAGAGCCCTCGTCCGGGCGGCGGACGGTTCCCGGACTGCCAGTGAACTCGCCGCGGACGCCGACGTCCCGCTCTCGACGGCCTACCGGAAACTCGACCGGTTGACGGAGGCGTCGCTCCTGGAGACGGAGACGGAGGTCCGAACGGACGGTCACCACACGACCCGGTACCGCCTCGCCTTCGAGGAGGTCACCATCACGCTCGACGACGGCCGGACGTTCACCGTCGACGTGATTCGACCGCCGCAGGCCCCCAGCGAACGCCTCGAAACGATGTGGACCGAGGTGAGGCGAGAGGCGTGA
- a CDS encoding DUF7839 domain-containing protein: MNGEDGRDVAVLRNKRDASRYQILVAIAARQPAVSQQEIANAVGVTAQAVSEYVRELVESGAVEKHGRGRYEVTKEGVDWLISRTEDLRAFTEFVTEEVIGQVDADTAIADGALDPGDQVTLAMNDGVLHATPGEEGGATARALTAAETGEDVGVAEFEGLLDYETGQVTVVVLPDVREGGSRAVSPDEVASLADDHDLLATAGVEALAAARRADRDPDVRFGTAQAVQEAATRGLSVLLLVGPRALAAHTDRLREGSVGYELVDAR; this comes from the coding sequence ATGAACGGTGAGGACGGCCGCGACGTCGCGGTGTTGCGGAACAAACGCGACGCTTCGCGCTACCAGATTCTCGTCGCCATCGCGGCGCGCCAGCCCGCCGTGAGCCAGCAGGAGATCGCGAACGCGGTCGGCGTCACCGCGCAGGCGGTCAGCGAGTACGTCCGCGAACTCGTCGAGTCCGGTGCCGTCGAGAAACACGGCCGGGGGCGCTACGAGGTGACCAAGGAGGGCGTCGACTGGCTCATCTCACGGACCGAGGACCTCCGGGCGTTCACCGAGTTCGTCACCGAGGAGGTCATCGGTCAGGTCGACGCCGACACCGCCATCGCCGACGGGGCGCTCGACCCCGGTGACCAGGTCACGCTGGCGATGAACGACGGCGTCCTCCACGCCACGCCGGGCGAGGAGGGCGGTGCGACCGCACGGGCGCTCACCGCCGCCGAGACGGGGGAGGACGTGGGGGTCGCGGAGTTCGAGGGGCTGCTCGACTACGAGACGGGACAGGTCACCGTCGTCGTCCTCCCCGACGTCCGCGAGGGCGGCAGTCGCGCGGTGTCCCCCGACGAGGTGGCGTCGCTCGCCGACGACCACGACCTGCTGGCGACGGCCGGAGTGGAGGCGCTGGCGGCGGCACGGCGTGCCGACCGCGACCCGGACGTCCGGTTCGGCACCGCACAGGCGGTCCAGGAGGCGGCGACGCGTGGCCTGTCGGTGCTGTTGCTCGTCGGGCCGCGGGCGCTCGCCGCGCACACGGACCGACTCCGCGAGGGGTCGGTCGGGTACGAACTCGTTGATGCGAGATAG
- the thsA gene encoding thermosome subunit alpha, giving the protein MAYVGSQPIYILSEGSRRTSGRDAQSMNIAAGKAVSRAVRTTLGPKGMDKMLVDTSGTVVVTNDGVTILEEMDVDHPAAQMIVEVAQTQDEETGDGTTTAVIIAGELLARAEDLLENDVHPTVVANGYRFAAAEAREILESIATDVEGDDSLREIAITAMTGKGAEASRDLLADLVVEAIRAVESEDGIDLDDVVVETIVGGGVADSHLVSGVVMDKERAHENMPKRVEDAKVLLLDAPVEVRETEIDSQLDITSPAQLEQFLAREEGEMREMVEAIVDSGASVVVCQKAIDDLAVHYLSKAGVMAVKRAKKSDLRALARATGATITSDYEDLDAALGDAGLVEQRELGDETRIFVEECPDAKAVTLVLRGGTEHVVSEVERAVHDALGVVRVTALDGRVLAGGGAPEVELARQLRDFADSVSGREQLAVEAFAGALEIVPRTLAENAGLDPIDSLVDLRARHDAGDLHVGLDVYTGATADMMAQHVVEPLRVKLQAVESATEAVELLLRIDDVVAAGDLKGKDEAFDEMDF; this is encoded by the coding sequence ATGGCATACGTTGGAAGTCAGCCGATCTACATCCTGAGCGAGGGGAGCCGACGCACGTCCGGACGCGACGCCCAGTCGATGAACATCGCGGCCGGGAAGGCCGTCTCGCGGGCGGTACGGACGACGCTCGGCCCGAAGGGGATGGACAAGATGCTCGTCGACACGTCGGGCACCGTCGTCGTCACGAACGACGGCGTCACCATCCTCGAGGAGATGGACGTCGACCACCCCGCCGCCCAGATGATCGTCGAGGTCGCCCAGACCCAGGACGAGGAGACCGGCGACGGGACGACGACGGCCGTCATCATCGCTGGCGAACTGCTCGCCCGCGCGGAGGACCTGCTGGAGAACGACGTCCACCCGACCGTCGTCGCCAACGGCTACCGCTTCGCCGCGGCCGAGGCCCGCGAGATTCTGGAATCCATCGCGACCGACGTGGAGGGCGACGACTCGCTCCGCGAGATCGCCATCACCGCCATGACGGGCAAGGGCGCGGAAGCTTCGCGTGACCTGCTCGCCGACCTCGTCGTCGAGGCGATTCGAGCGGTGGAGTCGGAGGACGGCATCGACCTCGACGACGTCGTCGTCGAGACCATCGTCGGCGGCGGCGTCGCCGACTCCCACCTCGTCAGCGGCGTTGTCATGGACAAGGAGCGCGCCCACGAGAACATGCCCAAGCGCGTCGAGGACGCGAAGGTGCTCCTCCTCGACGCCCCCGTCGAGGTCCGCGAGACCGAGATCGACTCGCAGCTCGACATCACCTCGCCCGCCCAGCTCGAACAGTTCCTCGCCCGCGAGGAGGGCGAGATGCGCGAGATGGTCGAGGCCATCGTCGACTCCGGCGCGTCCGTGGTCGTCTGCCAGAAGGCCATCGACGACCTCGCGGTCCACTACCTCTCGAAGGCGGGCGTCATGGCCGTCAAGCGCGCGAAGAAGTCCGACCTGCGTGCGCTCGCCCGGGCGACCGGCGCGACCATCACCAGCGACTACGAGGACCTCGACGCCGCCCTCGGCGACGCCGGTCTCGTCGAACAGCGCGAGCTGGGCGACGAGACGCGCATCTTCGTCGAGGAGTGCCCCGACGCGAAGGCCGTCACGCTCGTCCTCCGCGGCGGCACCGAACACGTCGTCAGCGAAGTCGAGCGCGCGGTCCACGACGCCCTCGGCGTCGTTCGCGTCACCGCACTCGACGGTCGCGTGCTCGCGGGCGGCGGTGCACCCGAAGTCGAACTCGCGCGGCAGCTCCGCGACTTCGCGGACTCCGTCTCCGGCCGCGAACAGCTCGCCGTCGAGGCGTTCGCCGGCGCACTCGAAATCGTCCCCCGGACGCTCGCCGAGAACGCGGGGCTCGACCCCATCGACTCGCTGGTCGACCTGCGCGCTCGCCACGACGCGGGTGACCTGCACGTCGGCCTCGACGTCTACACGGGCGCGACGGCCGACATGATGGCCCAGCACGTCGTCGAACCGCTCCGCGTCAAGCTCCAGGCCGTCGAGAGCGCGACGGAGGCCGTCGAACTCCTCCTGCGCATCGACGACGTCGTCGCCGCGGGCGACCTCAAGGGGAAGGACGAGGCGTTCGACGAGATGGACTTCTGA
- a CDS encoding restriction endonuclease has protein sequence MPMGDDGDADGGPTGTGGTTALESLDAATLESLVFDLHEAEGDEVEWAAPNAEGGIVLVARTSRLLRGPRTTVVAVTTAGASVTPGSLDRLNYAREMNGAERAALVHPGDVPEKTHEAASGTKVTVVDGDALSARLASADLSLP, from the coding sequence ATGCCAATGGGCGACGACGGTGACGCCGACGGTGGGCCGACCGGCACCGGAGGGACGACCGCACTGGAATCGCTCGACGCCGCTACCCTCGAATCGCTGGTGTTCGACCTCCACGAAGCGGAAGGGGACGAGGTTGAGTGGGCCGCGCCGAACGCGGAGGGCGGAATCGTGCTGGTCGCACGGACGTCGCGACTGCTCCGCGGCCCCCGGACCACCGTCGTCGCGGTGACGACGGCCGGAGCGTCGGTGACGCCGGGAAGCCTCGACAGACTCAACTACGCCCGCGAGATGAACGGCGCCGAACGGGCCGCACTCGTCCACCCGGGCGACGTCCCCGAGAAGACCCACGAGGCCGCCAGCGGGACGAAGGTCACCGTCGTCGACGGCGACGCGCTCAGCGCGCGACTGGCCTCCGCCGACCTCTCTCTTCCGTAG
- a CDS encoding DUF7553 family protein produces MGRTELKAAGRELVVASRLADGTVERRLHGEVIELTKLSLAEDVRPTGLDDRIETLRDLAPDAGAGGEHVERALDHVETARETVQ; encoded by the coding sequence ATGGGACGCACGGAGCTCAAAGCGGCGGGCCGCGAACTGGTCGTCGCTTCCCGACTGGCGGATGGAACCGTCGAACGACGACTGCACGGCGAGGTCATCGAACTCACGAAACTCTCTCTCGCGGAGGACGTCCGACCGACCGGCCTCGACGACCGCATCGAGACGCTCCGCGACCTCGCGCCGGACGCCGGTGCCGGGGGCGAACACGTCGAACGGGCGCTCGACCACGTCGAGACCGCCCGAGAGACGGTGCAGTGA
- a CDS encoding DUF7553 family protein — MSRAELTTAAEHLETAAAHAEGERRDRIESQAESLTDLADRDRGPDQGRLDRHMNVLRELSAEDDEASEHVRDALDHVEQYRSTVGGI, encoded by the coding sequence ATGAGCCGAGCAGAACTCACCACCGCAGCAGAGCACCTCGAGACAGCCGCGGCCCACGCCGAAGGGGAGCGACGCGACCGCATCGAGAGCCAGGCGGAGTCGCTCACGGACCTCGCCGACCGCGACCGCGGCCCCGACCAGGGCCGACTGGACCGCCACATGAACGTCCTGCGGGAACTCTCGGCCGAGGACGACGAGGCGTCCGAACACGTCCGGGACGCGCTCGACCACGTCGAGCAGTACCGCAGCACGGTCGGCGGAATCTGA
- a CDS encoding DUF58 domain-containing protein has protein sequence MSSTVERSEDESLRDVSVDVTDEVDEVSSAESTDDATADATDDDERVVSTREVAVETEGVDRWSTGVVLALFAGASGVALENPVVFLGAVVGFAYACYGYVTRPPPLDVDIERTVSATAPLPGDTVGVTLAVTNVSDRPIADLRITDGVPGALSVEDGESRACVSLGSDESTVLTYELPAQRGDHTFTGPRLVARNASGTVRREVTADVDSSISVDTTLDTPTLHGRTLPYPGQTATDDGGEGIEFYSTRQYARGDPMNRIDWKRYARTNELSTVSFREDEATTVSVIVDDRESARIAREPDGETGASLARHAAGRLAGSLLDTNDRVGVVSLADGGYVKPATGREQRARITRFLADPESMQGRPGVLANVCRYGVDRLCRHLDRRSRVVVCSPLTDDDAVGTTKTLAARGHAVTVVSPDMTPDTTGGNLARIERSKRVDTLRRAGVRVVEWSPDDALAVAMARAERRWSA, from the coding sequence ATGAGCAGCACCGTCGAGCGGTCCGAAGACGAGTCGCTGAGAGACGTCTCCGTCGACGTAACCGACGAGGTGGACGAGGTATCGTCCGCCGAGTCGACCGACGATGCGACAGCAGACGCTACCGACGACGACGAGCGGGTCGTCTCCACGAGGGAGGTGGCCGTCGAGACGGAGGGTGTCGACCGGTGGTCGACGGGCGTCGTCCTGGCCCTGTTCGCCGGGGCGTCGGGCGTCGCACTGGAGAACCCGGTCGTGTTCCTCGGGGCGGTCGTCGGCTTCGCGTACGCCTGTTACGGCTACGTCACGCGACCGCCGCCGCTGGACGTCGACATCGAACGGACGGTGTCTGCGACCGCGCCGCTCCCCGGCGACACCGTCGGCGTCACGCTGGCGGTGACGAACGTGAGCGACCGCCCCATCGCGGACCTCCGAATCACGGACGGTGTGCCGGGAGCGCTCTCGGTCGAGGACGGGGAGTCCCGGGCGTGCGTGAGCCTCGGGTCGGACGAGTCGACCGTTCTGACCTACGAACTCCCGGCCCAGCGCGGCGACCACACGTTCACCGGGCCGCGACTCGTCGCCCGGAACGCGAGCGGGACGGTCCGCCGCGAGGTGACCGCCGACGTCGACTCGTCCATCAGCGTGGACACGACGCTCGACACGCCGACGCTCCACGGGCGGACGCTCCCGTACCCCGGACAGACCGCCACCGACGACGGTGGCGAGGGCATCGAGTTCTACAGCACGCGCCAGTACGCTCGCGGCGACCCGATGAACCGCATCGACTGGAAACGCTACGCGCGGACCAACGAACTGTCGACGGTGTCGTTCCGCGAGGACGAGGCGACGACGGTGTCGGTCATCGTCGACGACCGCGAGTCGGCACGCATCGCCCGTGAACCGGACGGCGAGACGGGCGCTTCGCTCGCCCGACACGCGGCGGGCCGCCTCGCCGGATCGTTGCTCGATACGAACGACCGCGTGGGCGTCGTCTCCCTGGCCGACGGCGGGTACGTGAAGCCGGCGACGGGGCGCGAACAGCGCGCTCGTATCACGCGATTCCTCGCGGACCCCGAGTCGATGCAGGGGCGACCCGGCGTCCTCGCCAACGTCTGTCGCTACGGGGTCGACCGGCTCTGTCGCCACCTCGACCGGCGCTCGCGGGTCGTCGTCTGCTCGCCGCTGACCGACGACGACGCGGTCGGGACGACGAAGACGCTCGCGGCACGCGGTCACGCGGTGACGGTCGTCTCTCCCGACATGACTCCCGACACGACTGGCGGTAACCTCGCACGCATCGAGCGGTCGAAGCGCGTCGACACGCTCCGGCGTGCCGGCGTCCGTGTCGTCGAGTGGTCGCCCGACGACGCGCTGGCGGTCGCGATGGCTCGCGCCGAACGGCGGTGGTCCGCGTGA
- a CDS encoding DUF7269 family protein, translating to MRWRSRLPLRALLSVVAVGTLLAATAVLLAPDRFGALSSFADTARPVVSLAAFVVGVLGLLFVLRLPSLGSSDDTLDIDDAAPVDRGDPLGHEIDAALDTYSETHEWERIKSRRLVRERLSAAVVYVLVGTEGCSEAEARRRLARGTWTDDPIAASFLADEGEVVLPLRTRLEEWLKGDRFARHARTVITALSERSSQIRLPDDSLARRSSRGGERTHAVRIRADGGER from the coding sequence ATGAGGTGGCGCTCCCGGCTCCCGCTTCGGGCGCTCCTCTCGGTCGTCGCGGTCGGCACGCTCCTCGCCGCGACGGCCGTCCTCCTCGCTCCCGACCGGTTCGGTGCGCTCTCGTCGTTCGCCGACACCGCACGACCCGTGGTCTCGCTGGCGGCGTTCGTCGTCGGTGTGCTCGGGTTGCTGTTCGTCCTCCGCCTGCCGTCCCTCGGGTCGAGCGACGACACGCTCGACATCGACGACGCCGCCCCGGTCGACCGTGGCGACCCGCTCGGCCACGAGATCGACGCGGCGCTCGACACCTACAGCGAGACCCACGAGTGGGAGCGAATCAAGTCACGGCGGCTGGTTCGCGAACGCCTCTCCGCGGCCGTCGTCTACGTCCTCGTCGGGACCGAGGGCTGTTCGGAGGCCGAGGCGAGACGGCGACTCGCTCGCGGGACGTGGACCGACGACCCCATCGCGGCGTCGTTCCTCGCCGACGAGGGCGAGGTCGTCCTGCCGCTCCGTACCCGACTGGAGGAGTGGCTGAAGGGCGACCGGTTCGCCCGCCACGCCAGGACCGTCATCACGGCGCTCTCCGAGCGCTCGTCGCAGATTCGGCTGCCCGACGACTCGCTCGCTCGGCGGTCGAGTCGCGGCGGCGAGCGGACCCACGCGGTCCGCATCCGCGCCGACGGAGGGGAGCGATGA
- a CDS encoding DUF4129 domain-containing protein gives MYAPRRAALLALCAIAVVLAASLFPATGLGTYPSDVWSGAPGGPPMFGSGGDPVQQPATPAQPQPATEETTTAPTTTYAPADNSDPPRDESSSGGGLWPVALLLGFVAVLGLALNRLGYERRGFWLVHATLPDIPPAFVRSALGTVPRVTMGFVVGLSATLPRLLDDTSTVVAAAGSAVGTVARGAARATVVTVTAVPAAFAAGASGLTSGIGSALGALPGAVSSLGGQTSREWPSSDTAANTSAGDDRADAEARGPLTVEEAWAEMTARVPIRNRSAATPGQYAREAVRRGLPSRSVGTLTRAFQEVRYGDRDGTGERLDAARDAYDDIDDEGDDV, from the coding sequence GTGTACGCACCCCGCCGCGCAGCCCTCCTCGCGCTGTGTGCGATTGCGGTGGTTCTGGCCGCGTCGCTGTTCCCCGCGACGGGGCTCGGAACCTACCCCTCCGACGTCTGGAGCGGTGCGCCGGGTGGCCCGCCGATGTTCGGTTCGGGTGGCGACCCGGTCCAGCAGCCAGCCACTCCGGCCCAGCCACAACCCGCCACCGAGGAGACGACGACTGCCCCCACGACGACGTACGCACCGGCAGACAACTCCGACCCTCCCCGTGACGAGAGCAGTTCCGGCGGCGGGCTCTGGCCCGTCGCGTTACTGCTCGGGTTCGTCGCCGTACTCGGGCTCGCGTTGAACCGCCTCGGCTACGAGCGGCGCGGCTTCTGGCTCGTCCACGCGACCCTCCCGGACATCCCGCCCGCGTTCGTCAGGAGCGCGCTCGGCACCGTCCCCCGCGTGACGATGGGGTTCGTCGTCGGCCTCTCGGCGACGCTCCCGCGACTCCTCGACGACACCTCGACCGTCGTCGCTGCCGCCGGGTCGGCCGTCGGCACGGTCGCTCGCGGCGCCGCCCGAGCGACCGTCGTGACGGTCACCGCCGTTCCGGCCGCGTTCGCCGCCGGGGCGAGCGGTCTCACTAGCGGTATCGGAAGCGCCCTCGGTGCGCTGCCGGGGGCGGTCTCCTCGCTCGGCGGCCAGACCAGTCGCGAGTGGCCGTCGTCCGACACTGCAGCGAACACCTCCGCTGGCGACGACCGGGCCGACGCGGAGGCCCGCGGTCCGCTCACCGTCGAGGAGGCCTGGGCAGAGATGACCGCGCGGGTCCCGATTCGGAACCGCTCGGCCGCGACGCCGGGACAGTACGCTCGTGAGGCGGTCCGACGTGGACTACCCTCGCGGTCGGTCGGCACGCTCACCCGCGCCTTTCAGGAGGTTCGGTACGGCGACCGCGACGGGACCGGCGAGCGACTCGACGCCGCTCGCGACGCCTACGACGACATCGACGACGAGGGTGACGACGTATGA
- a CDS encoding M48 family metalloprotease — protein MSSLPARDTALTKRMVATLGAVLVVDALAIAVLALLVRPWLAPVAGAAGDALGVSAPPALAWLALGVPALAAFVWVQLRYTRRETLDAVDAEVVGPRERPDLHARVTRLAAQADVQVPTVAVADSETPNSFAVGSPRRSTVVVSTGLLDALDDAQLDAVLAHELAHVKNHDAAVMTLASFLPAVARGEYSLLDAITPRGVSQSVTFTAIAVLFGAGALAAAATGAPGGSLVGAAVLTGFVVLFGGVMLGLAAAPVVYLSERLAHDREFAADRAGALAVGSPAALASALRTLDSADSPAEDARTLTVDGLCLLPHGFGGVATATHPSTADRIDRLKALATAIEGR, from the coding sequence ATGTCTTCCCTCCCCGCTCGCGATACGGCGCTCACCAAGCGGATGGTAGCGACCCTCGGGGCGGTGCTCGTCGTCGACGCGCTCGCCATCGCCGTCCTCGCCCTCCTCGTCAGACCGTGGCTCGCCCCCGTCGCCGGCGCGGCGGGTGACGCGCTCGGCGTCAGCGCCCCGCCTGCCCTCGCGTGGCTGGCCCTCGGCGTCCCCGCGCTCGCCGCGTTCGTCTGGGTGCAGCTACGCTACACGCGCCGGGAGACCCTCGACGCCGTGGACGCCGAAGTCGTCGGCCCGCGAGAGCGACCCGACCTCCACGCTCGCGTCACCCGGCTCGCCGCGCAGGCCGACGTCCAGGTGCCGACGGTCGCCGTCGCCGACAGCGAGACGCCGAACAGTTTCGCGGTCGGAAGCCCCCGTCGCTCGACGGTCGTCGTCTCCACGGGCCTGCTCGACGCGCTCGACGACGCCCAGCTCGACGCCGTCCTCGCGCACGAACTCGCGCACGTGAAGAACCACGACGCCGCGGTGATGACGCTGGCCTCCTTCCTCCCGGCCGTCGCCCGCGGCGAGTACTCGCTGCTCGACGCCATCACGCCGCGCGGCGTCTCCCAGTCCGTGACGTTCACCGCCATCGCCGTGCTGTTCGGTGCCGGCGCGCTGGCCGCCGCCGCGACCGGTGCGCCCGGCGGGTCGCTCGTCGGCGCGGCCGTCCTGACGGGGTTCGTCGTCCTGTTCGGCGGCGTCATGCTCGGGCTCGCCGCCGCGCCGGTCGTCTACCTGAGCGAACGGCTCGCCCACGACCGGGAGTTCGCCGCCGACCGCGCTGGCGCGCTGGCGGTCGGCAGTCCGGCCGCGCTGGCGAGCGCGCTCCGCACCCTCGACTCGGCCGACTCGCCCGCCGAGGACGCCCGGACGCTCACCGTCGACGGCCTCTGCCTGCTCCCCCACGGGTTCGGGGGCGTGGCGACGGCGACCCACCCCTCGACCGCCGACCGCATCGACCGCCTCAAGGCGCTCGCCACGGCCATCGAGGGACGCTGA
- a CDS encoding DUF192 domain-containing protein — MNNGRSAAFVVAVGLVAVVLLGYALYPVLALSVTGPPTDYERTTVTAYDGGDGGDGGGRLGSVDVRIADDRVKRYAGLSYTDSLGEDEGMWFVHDGTDSRTFVMRGMSFGIDIVFVSANGTVTAIHHAEEPPEGVDGESLSYSGEGKYVLELPYEWTTDHGVTVGDCLDAAGYDTTCTS, encoded by the coding sequence ATGAACAACGGGAGATCGGCGGCGTTCGTCGTGGCCGTCGGCCTCGTCGCCGTCGTCCTCCTCGGATACGCCCTCTACCCGGTCCTCGCCCTCTCGGTTACCGGTCCACCCACCGACTACGAGCGGACGACCGTCACCGCCTACGACGGCGGCGACGGGGGCGACGGAGGGGGCCGTCTCGGCAGCGTCGACGTCCGAATCGCCGACGACCGCGTGAAGCGCTACGCCGGTCTGAGCTACACCGACAGTCTGGGCGAGGACGAGGGGATGTGGTTCGTCCACGACGGCACCGACTCGCGGACGTTCGTCATGCGCGGGATGTCGTTCGGTATCGACATCGTGTTCGTGAGCGCGAACGGGACGGTGACGGCGATTCACCACGCCGAGGAACCGCCAGAGGGCGTCGACGGCGAGTCGCTCAGCTACAGTGGCGAGGGGAAGTACGTCCTCGAACTCCCCTACGAGTGGACCACCGACCACGGCGTCACCGTCGGCGACTGTCTCGACGCGGCGGGGTACGACACGACGTGTACCTCTTGA